One window of the Triticum dicoccoides isolate Atlit2015 ecotype Zavitan chromosome 3B, WEW_v2.0, whole genome shotgun sequence genome contains the following:
- the LOC119276176 gene encoding probable serine/threonine-protein kinase PIX7 gives MGKEGTRRGQDVRRRKGKEAAMDEDDEAPPTGCWIRLPRLGGGCMSSGSKVDSSTSGACANGGESKKVNHSCRDQSAPPAASGSTTSSNTGSISPSSIVGEELKLAAQLRGFTFNELKCATRNFRPESLLGEGGFGCVFKGWIEENGTAPMKPGTGLTVAVKTLNHDGLQGHKEWVAEVDFLGNLQHPHLVKLIGYCIEDDQRLLVYEFMPRGSLENHLFRRSFPLPWAIRMKIALGAAKGLAFLHEEAERPVIYRDFKTSNILLDAEYNAKLSDFGLAKDGPEGDKTHVSTRVMGTYGYAAPEYVMTGHLTSKSDVYSFGVVLLEMMSGRRSMDKNRPNGEHNLVEWARPYLGERRRFYRLVDPRLEGNFSIKGAQKTAQLAHACLSRDPKARPLMSQVVEVLKPLPNLKDMASSSYFFQSMRQERAASLGNPNGSQSMKAQSTFARNGVQPMRSLSYGPHASPYRQSPRPNGKQP, from the exons ATGGGGAAGGAGGGGACGCGGCGGGGCCAGGATGTGAGGCGGCGGAAGGGGAAGGAGGCGGCAATGGACGAGGACGACGAGGCGCCTCCGACTGGTTGCTGGATCCGGCTACCACGACTGGGCGGCGGATGCATGTCGTCGGGCTCCAAGGTCGACTCCTCCACCAGCGGCGCCTGCGCCAACGGCGGCG AGAGCAAAAAGGTAAATCATAGTTGTCGGGATCAATCAGCTCCACCAGCCGCATCTGGTTCGACAACATCCAGCAACACTGGAAGCATCTCGCCTTCTTCCATAGTTGGAGAAGAACTTAAACTAGCGGCCCAACTGCGTGGATTTACGTTCAATGAACTTAAGTGCGCCACCAGAAACTTTCGACCTGAGAGTCTTCTTGGTGAGGGAGGTTTTGGTTGTGTCTTTAAAGGTTGGATTGAAGAGAATGGAACTGCTCCGATGAAACCTGGCACAGGATTAACTGTTGCTGTCAAGACACTCAACCATGATGGGCTTCAGGGGCATAAGGAGTGGGTG GCAGAAGTTGATTTCCTTGGAAACCTTCAACATCCACACCTAGTGAAATTGATTGGTTACTGCATTGAAGATGACCAACGGTTGCTAGTATACGAATTTATGCCCCGCGGAAGTTTGGAGAACCATCTTTTCAGGA GGTCATTTCCGCTCCCATGGGCTATCAGAATGAAAATTGCACTTGGTGCTGCAAAAGGCCTTGCATTTCTTCATGAAGAAGCTGAAAGGCCAGTGATATATCGGGATTTCAAAACTTCAAATATTCTTTTGGATGCG GAATACAATGCAAAACTCTCTGATTTTGGACTTGCGAAAGATGGCCCTGAGGGTGATAAGACACATGTCTCTACTCGGGTCATGGGAACATACGGATATGCAGCTCCTGAGTATGTTATGACAG GTCACCTGACATCAAAGAGCGATGTATACAGTTTTGGAGTGGTGCTACTAGAGATGATGTCGGGCAGAAGGTCAATGGACAAGAACAGGCCAAACGGGGAGCACAATCTGGTTGAATGGGCACGCCCTTATCTTGGAGAAAGAAGGCGATTCTATAGGCTCGTAGATCCCCGTCTAGAGGGAAATTTCTCCATAAAAGGCGCTCAGAAGACGGCTCAGCTGGCACATGCTTGCCTTAGCCGGGATCCCAAGGCTAGGCCTCTCATGAGCCAAGTGGTGGAAGTTCTCAAGCCTCTTCCAAACCTGAAAGACATGGCTAGCTCCTCCTACTTCTTCCAGTCCATGCGCCAAGAGCGTGCCGCAagccttggcaacccaaatggtagcCAAAGCATGAAGGCACAGAGCACCTTTGCACGGAACGGAGTGCAGCCAATGAGGAGCCTCTCCTACGGTCCGCACGCTTCTCCGTACCGCCAGTCTCCAAGGCCCAACGGCAAACAGCCCTAA